One genomic segment of Mycolicibacterium gilvum includes these proteins:
- a CDS encoding phage resistance protein produces MTTLLRDVIDIPERVGSDDYVLRLTDSTDDDAHIAATLDAYVLTESLRENFDAALDLVADAVKQNTSRAAYLTGSFGSGKSHFMAVLYALLGNHPAVRTPKFQALTGHYDGALAGKKLLRLTYHLLGATSLEQAVLRGYVDQITRLHPEAPLPAVHLSDKLLTDAENLRDKMGDEQFLAGLAGGNGGGSGDPWGGLIGGGWDLPRYRAALAAGPEDPERRELVSALAGSYFGSFAETADYVDLDRGLVVISEHAKALGYDGVVLFLDELVLWLAFSVRDTEFFARESQKITKLVESSGRQRPIPLISFISRQMDLRKWFADAGASGAEQDALDRAFQYQQGRFREIELGDDNLAEVAHARLLKPKDEAAQEILNKAFADLTRSPEVWEVLRDSLNADDKHRGASEAEFRLTYPFSPVLVSTLRNLSSVMQRERTALKVMQRMLVDRRDTLTVEDLIPVGDAFDYIVEGSEPIDSHAKNMFDAAHDLYRNRLLPTLLDKHEVSTEQLDTDPDSVPRGFRGQERIAKTLLLSAIAPNVPALRDITAGRLAALNHGSIKAMVAGGEARVVLGVVRDWAQKDAPEISVSEGANPVIRVQLAEVDYQSVLDRIRAEDNSGRRRALLRRLIHQALGVGTAQDDLGGAATRTVIWRGSRREVDIVFGNVRDAASLPEQSFDARPGTWRAVVDYPFDEAGFTSADDINRIDRLLAGGDRHTVVWLPRFFTESAMEDLALLVKLDWLFTGSGDRWTENSDHLSATDRAQALGILKNLESGTRTAFDNLLKQAYGIEPADPKRITAESQQFDVLTSLSRDFQPQLPPAANLENAFLNIIDQAFSATYPNHPQFDPADSEVTARNFETVREYVEQASTHRDGRVPTNPGADRTAVRRIAGPLRVGKATEDHFLFDQTSFDYWATELDRAAQAADPVTVGALQTHIEALSPAWGLRPESRDLVVSAWALLRKRAWFEAGSAITAPPLGRMRPNIELRAEQLPEQQAWEDARANAAKLFGYTMARTYLTGANVADFAGQVRTHATDVGTKLGHLVDELHKAYGRLDAVAGADDRLTAARALHEVADTLSRTAGNVAVIDALAGVGLPVALETAGQIGADAPRDSVTLRNFKWPLVEVLKTGARTGGDVGDRANAIWKSLQEAVSIPGRSLSDDLTAAETRLVHWVVEREPVTPPPPPPPPPPTVTERDRVLRNTDDLAGLQSEITAAMEESGKKVHVRWWLE; encoded by the coding sequence ATGACCACCTTGCTTCGTGATGTCATCGACATCCCCGAACGCGTCGGCAGCGACGACTACGTGCTGCGCCTGACCGACAGCACCGACGACGACGCGCATATCGCCGCCACCCTGGACGCCTATGTGCTCACCGAGTCGTTGCGCGAGAACTTCGACGCCGCACTGGATCTGGTGGCCGATGCGGTCAAGCAGAACACCTCCCGGGCGGCGTATCTGACCGGGTCGTTCGGCTCCGGTAAGAGCCACTTCATGGCCGTGCTGTACGCGCTGCTGGGCAACCATCCCGCGGTGCGGACACCGAAGTTCCAGGCGCTCACCGGGCACTACGACGGCGCGCTGGCCGGCAAGAAGCTGCTACGGCTCACCTACCACCTGCTCGGCGCCACGTCCCTGGAACAGGCCGTGCTGCGCGGCTACGTCGACCAGATCACCCGGCTGCATCCCGAGGCTCCGCTGCCGGCGGTGCACCTGTCCGACAAACTGCTCACCGACGCCGAGAACCTGCGCGACAAGATGGGTGACGAGCAGTTCCTGGCTGGGCTGGCCGGCGGTAACGGCGGCGGCAGTGGCGATCCGTGGGGCGGGCTGATCGGCGGTGGCTGGGATCTGCCTCGCTACCGGGCCGCGCTGGCCGCCGGCCCGGAGGATCCCGAACGCCGCGAACTGGTGTCGGCGTTGGCGGGCAGCTACTTCGGGTCGTTCGCCGAGACCGCCGACTACGTCGATCTGGATCGCGGGCTGGTGGTGATCTCCGAGCACGCCAAGGCACTCGGCTACGACGGGGTGGTGCTGTTCCTCGACGAACTGGTGCTGTGGTTGGCGTTCTCGGTGCGCGACACCGAATTCTTCGCCCGCGAGTCGCAGAAGATCACCAAACTGGTCGAATCCTCGGGCCGCCAGCGCCCCATCCCGCTGATCTCGTTCATCTCCCGGCAGATGGACCTGCGCAAGTGGTTCGCCGACGCCGGGGCCTCCGGCGCCGAGCAGGACGCCCTCGACCGCGCCTTCCAGTACCAGCAGGGTCGGTTCCGTGAGATCGAACTGGGTGATGACAACCTGGCCGAAGTCGCCCACGCCCGGTTGCTCAAGCCGAAAGACGAAGCTGCCCAGGAGATACTGAACAAGGCGTTCGCCGATCTGACCCGCAGCCCGGAGGTCTGGGAGGTGCTGCGCGACAGCCTCAACGCCGACGACAAGCACCGCGGCGCCTCGGAAGCCGAGTTCCGGCTCACCTACCCGTTCTCCCCGGTGCTGGTGTCCACGCTGCGCAACCTGTCCTCGGTGATGCAGCGCGAACGCACCGCGCTCAAGGTCATGCAGCGCATGTTGGTCGACCGCCGCGACACCCTGACCGTCGAGGACCTGATCCCGGTCGGCGATGCGTTCGACTACATCGTCGAGGGCAGCGAACCCATCGACAGCCACGCCAAGAACATGTTCGACGCCGCCCACGACCTGTACCGCAACCGGCTGCTGCCCACACTCCTGGACAAGCACGAGGTGAGCACCGAACAACTCGACACCGACCCCGACTCGGTGCCGCGCGGGTTCCGCGGCCAGGAACGCATCGCCAAAACCCTCCTGCTGTCGGCGATCGCCCCGAATGTGCCCGCGCTGCGCGACATCACCGCCGGCCGGCTGGCCGCGCTGAACCACGGCTCGATCAAAGCGATGGTCGCCGGCGGCGAGGCCCGGGTGGTGCTGGGCGTGGTGCGCGACTGGGCGCAGAAGGACGCCCCGGAGATCAGCGTCTCCGAGGGCGCCAACCCGGTGATCCGGGTACAGCTCGCCGAGGTCGACTACCAGTCGGTGCTGGATCGCATTCGCGCCGAAGACAATTCGGGTCGCCGCCGCGCACTGCTGCGCCGGCTCATCCACCAGGCGCTCGGCGTGGGCACCGCCCAGGACGATCTGGGCGGGGCGGCCACCCGCACCGTCATCTGGCGCGGTTCCCGCCGCGAGGTCGACATCGTGTTCGGCAACGTTCGCGACGCCGCGTCGCTGCCCGAGCAATCGTTCGACGCCAGGCCCGGCACCTGGCGGGCGGTGGTGGACTACCCATTCGACGAGGCCGGGTTCACCAGCGCCGACGACATCAACCGCATCGACCGGTTGCTGGCCGGCGGCGACCGGCACACCGTGGTGTGGCTGCCGCGGTTCTTCACCGAGTCGGCGATGGAGGACCTGGCGCTGCTGGTGAAGCTGGACTGGCTGTTCACCGGCAGCGGAGATCGCTGGACCGAGAACTCCGATCACCTCTCGGCCACCGACCGCGCCCAGGCTCTGGGCATCCTGAAGAACCTGGAGAGCGGCACCCGCACCGCGTTCGACAACCTGCTCAAGCAGGCCTACGGCATCGAACCGGCCGACCCGAAGCGCATCACCGCGGAATCCCAGCAGTTCGACGTGCTGACCTCGCTCAGCCGCGACTTCCAGCCCCAGCTGCCGCCGGCGGCCAATCTGGAGAACGCGTTCCTGAACATCATCGATCAGGCGTTCAGCGCCACCTACCCCAACCATCCGCAGTTCGATCCCGCCGACAGCGAGGTCACCGCCCGCAATTTCGAAACCGTCCGCGAGTACGTCGAGCAGGCCAGCACCCACCGCGACGGCCGGGTACCCACCAACCCCGGCGCTGACCGCACCGCGGTGCGCCGCATTGCCGGGCCACTGCGTGTGGGCAAAGCCACCGAGGACCACTTTCTGTTCGACCAGACCTCGTTCGACTACTGGGCCACAGAACTGGACCGGGCCGCCCAGGCCGCCGACCCGGTGACCGTCGGCGCGCTGCAAACCCACATCGAGGCGCTGTCCCCGGCGTGGGGGCTGCGGCCGGAGTCCCGTGATCTGGTGGTCAGCGCCTGGGCGCTGTTGCGCAAGCGGGCCTGGTTCGAGGCGGGCAGCGCCATCACCGCTCCACCGCTGGGCCGGATGCGGCCCAATATCGAACTGCGCGCCGAACAACTACCCGAACAGCAGGCCTGGGAGGATGCCCGCGCCAACGCCGCCAAACTGTTCGGCTACACCATGGCCCGCACCTACCTCACCGGAGCCAACGTCGCCGACTTCGCCGGGCAGGTCCGTACACACGCCACCGACGTGGGCACCAAACTGGGTCACCTGGTCGACGAACTACACAAGGCCTACGGCCGGTTGGACGCCGTCGCCGGTGCCGACGACCGCTTGACCGCCGCACGGGCGCTGCACGAAGTGGCCGACACCCTGTCCCGCACTGCGGGAAACGTCGCGGTGATCGACGCCCTAGCAGGTGTCGGGCTGCCGGTGGCATTGGAGACGGCCGGACAGATCGGCGCCGACGCACCCCGCGACAGCGTCACGCTGCGTAACTTCAAGTGGCCGCTGGTGGAGGTGCTCAAGACCGGCGCCCGCACCGGTGGCGATGTCGGTGACCGGGCCAACGCCATCTGGAAGTCGCTGCAGGAGGCGGTGTCGATCCCGGGCCGCTCGCTGTCTGACGACTTGACCGCCGCCGAAACCAGACTGGTGCACTGGGTGGTCGAACGCGAACCGGTCACTCCGCCTCCTCCTCCCCCGCCACCTCCGCCGACAGTGACGGAACGCGACCGGGTGCTGCGCAACACTGACGACCTCGCTGGGCTGCAGAGCGAGATCACGGCGGCGATGGAGGAGTCCGGCAAGAAGGTGCATGTGCGCTGGTGGCTGGAATGA